Part of the Lycium ferocissimum isolate CSIRO_LF1 chromosome 6, AGI_CSIRO_Lferr_CH_V1, whole genome shotgun sequence genome, ATTTTCTTCTGAGCTGTGTGCTTTTGTATGTGCTCCCTTATGAACTGTTGGTTTTTTATCTTTTGCACTTGTTCATATATTTTACTCattcttccttttgtttattttatactattttatttgcattcttcAATCTGCTGATTTAAAATTTGGAGCAACATGGCTCTAGCTATTCCATTTGGTTTGTCATTTGACAGTTTTGATCTTTGACGAGGTAAACGTTTTCCTGTAAAAGtttgacccccccccccccaaaaaaaaaaatgaaaaggaaaaagagtagaGAGATTGCCACAAATTGCCGCCCACCAAAataatagccagcaaatgtatattttttgtatattaatgtataatatacataagtatacattttttgtatataatgatGTATATTTTTTGTGCATTTGGCTAGCGAATGTAATTATTTTCGGCTGACCAGCCAAATGTGTAactttcccccaaaaaaaaaaatggcagcCCAATGCACAAAGTATCCCCCTTAACGCAGTGTCCAGGGAAGGGCCGCACCCCAAGGGGGTGCGATGTAGGCAGTCTACCCTGATGCAGGCATCAGTGGCTGATTCTGTGGCTCGAACGCATGACCTATAGGTCATATGGAGACAACTTTACCGTTGACAAAGTAGAATGAAAATCTCATGATTTAGTTCGGATTAGACAATGTTGTCTTGGTACTGATTTAACCGGTCTATGCGACTTTTCTCAGGGAAATATATAGTTTTCAAGAAAGAGTACAAGAGAGACCTATTACATTAGACTGCTTACTCGTGCTTGATGAAGCTCATATACCCGAAGACCTAAATCTTCAATCAGTTCGCCTTGTCCGCATCAGTTCAGCGGTGATGAAAAAACTCTCTGGTTTACAGTCGATTGATTCTATTGAAATGATTGCGTTAATGAAAATTCCCTCAACATTTCACAGTGTTGATGATGAGTTTCTAGAAGAAGACTGCAGTAGGTGGTTCCAAAATGCTCATCGAGTTCTAGTTCTTGATGGAATCCAGGTAATTTATTTAGACCCTGATCTTTGTTAGCTTaaaatcttttgtttttcttcctaCTCAGAAGAATCAACTGTAACTAGGACTGTAATTTCAAGAATCAATGCTACttgattcttttttaaacttttgtTCTGTACTAATGTGAAAACTTTTCTCCTTGTCTTCGCCTAGTTCAAATTCaagagtattaaaaaaaaaaaaaaatatagatattGACAAATTGTGCTAAAGAACCAGATTTTTTTACAACCCAATAAATGACAGTAATTATGCTTTCCTTAAGGGTGTCTTAATTTccttaggggttgtttggttgctggtttggaagagttattcatgtattaaaactaGCATAGTTAATACCATATTTGGTAGCTTTCTAGTTGCTTTGTATAGAATTTATCATGCCAAGTACGGTGTTCGGTCACCATTTTACAATCCCACATAACTAAAACATGTACTCATTAGGTATGAgccaatttatgtattattttatacaaggtaaaagatggaataactaatttCTGCATTATTAATACCTGCATAGgtctaaccagcaaccaaacgatCCCTTACTGTGTGAGAGAAGGAATTCTTTGTAGCTGTTAGATACAGTGAAGGAACAATACATCACTGTATCAAATACTATAACTAGTGATACTGTCTCTTTTAGGCAGGCATTGTAAAATATCAGAATCATTGGACTAATGACTGCTGGTTGATGCAGGACCCTGGTAATCTTGGCACATTACTTAGATCAGCGATGGCATTTGGATGGGTAAGAAGATAGTTTTAATTTTGATACTCGGggatattatgatttatttctCAGCCATTCCCTCGACGGTCAAATTTTCGTTGTACTTTCTAGTTTCTATACTGCATCTTATGTTGAAGGAAGTTGGTGCTTTCACATTCTCATTATGGTTACGGCTTTATCAAACATTTTTGTCTGCAGACGACAAAACTTTAATTCATTACGTTCTCTAGCCAAATATACACTATTATGTaccaaaaatgcttattttatgtatatcaCACATTAATGTACAAAAAATGTACATTTGCTGACTATTATTTTGGTGGGTGGCTAATTATGTAaatttctctttatttatttgaattGAGAAAAGCTGAAAGAAACTAGTAAAGGTTCAATCCTTTTGCAGGGTGGCGCCTTTCTGCTTCCTGGCTGTTGCGATCCATTCAATGATAAGGCGCTTAGAGCTAGTCGAGGAGCTTCCTTTCAACTCCCGTTAGTCTCCGGTGGTTGGCCCCACTTGGATACTCTAAGAAACCATTTTAACATGAAGATGGTGGCGGGTCACCCTGCAAACGATGAAAGCCCGAGCAGAATTTCGGGGCTCACCCGAGACTTTGCAGATTCGTTAGCAGATAAAGATTTGTGTTTGGTTTTGGGCAGCGAAGGAGGCGGCCTTTCCGAGAAATCTAAGGATGCAAGTGAGCTTGTGAGTATTCCGATGGCGGGAGAATTTGAGTCTCTCAACGTCTCAGTAGCTGGTGGAATATTCTTGTACATGTTACAACCTGAAAACCATAAATCTTTAAGCTCTGCTTGAAGCTTTTTCTCATCTTATTTCAACCAGCAAGGATTTTTAAGAAAGTGAATTCAAATATAATCACCAAATGACCTAAAGCTGTGGACACTTCACATATGGATTCAAACTGTGGTCTGCATTGTCTGTGCGGGCAAAGGCGGATCCAAAATTTAAGCTTGACGGCTTCAACCTTTTTAGTTTTTAGCACTAACCTATCGTATCGTTGAGATTATGGATTCCGAATataataattgttaattttttggtttttcttgtcCCTTGAGTTTCCTGTGTTCTCTGCTTATAATTTTTTGGTGTTTCAGATTTCAAAATCTTCTCACTTAGAGACCACTGTACGAGAACAAATTACAAGAGCTTACAGAGAACATCCTTACAGCTCAAAAGAACTGGACTAAGATCCACATTAAATTCCAATCAGTATAAAAATTACGTGTCACACTTTACCTTTCAGCACCCTACTTCTGCATTAATTCAGGTATTCTTCATTACGTACTCTTGTAACGAAGATTAGGTGGAACAACGGTAATACAACAAATAGTACTGTCAAAGAAGTTAAGAGAATCATATCTAAAGCAATTTAAAtaatgggaaaagggtcaaaaatacccctctattttggaaaaagggttaaaaatatcctccgaacttattttggatcaaaaaaTACACACTcacatccttaaagttttcaaatatacacCTGTCTTGTGAAATTATCTCCCAAAATAATCCGAAATCAGTTTTTAAACCGCCCATCATTTCAAActcccgacccaactaaataatagcATAAGATCCCCCCTTCCCCCACTatgtaggtttgaagtttgggGGAATaagatcttatgggttattatttagttggatcGTTTAAATGATGGAGTGGTTTAAAAACTGATTTCGGTTATTTTGGGAGATAATTcataagacaggggtatatttgaaaactttaatgacgagggtatttttgatccaaaataagttcggaggatatttttagccctttttccaaagtagaggggtatttttgacccttttcccttaaataaTTGACTAAAGCTGGCTGTCATTGAACTTAAACTAGTTACTGCCATTGAAAAAGAAGTGAGCTCCATAACTTTCGGGCTTAGCTCTTTTTTGGTGTAGATGAATAAACCGATAGTTTCTTTTAACTTCAACCTTTTCTCTCCACTTGCGAAGTTTGTGTTTTCTACTTTTAACAAGGAaatcattttcttgatttataaGGAACTTGTTCTCcacaccaaacacacccttaaggGAGATCTCTTCAcagtttttccctttttttctttctagtaGAACTGCGTCACAAGTGCGGCAATATTTTTGAGGAGTCCGGACAAATAATTTATTACAAACACATCAGGCACTCCAAACCAATCCCTCTTCAACAAGCCAGCCTCTCTATTCTCTAGAACTACTACACTATAATAtcactatttaaaaaaaagaaagtgcatTTTAAAAGTTCACACGTTACTGAATGATACATGAATTGAACTGAGACCTATTCTAGATGCAAGTGCCTTTCCAACTTAATAAACTAATAAGGCTAGTTTAGTAAGGCAAAATCCTAAATCATCAGTAGCTTTGTTTTAAAGTCAATATAACAGCTTTTGTGATGTGCTCATTCAACTAGAAACCCACCCAGGACCCGTGGCTTAGGTTTACAATGAGCTGACTACCAgtactaccaaaaaaaaaaaaaaaggaacgcTTTACAATTATCAGAAAATCGATCATATGTTTCGTCTAATTTACAGATACACAAATGCTGCACATATTTTTTCAAGCAGCttcctttttaatttaaacAGCGATATCAAGAAAAACAATcagacttttctttttcacctCCCCTGTTTAGTTCTATGAAAGCCTATTGAGTGATGAAAGAAAGCCATCGCTAAAGCTTCAATACTGATGGTGAGGTTGAACGAATCAAGGGAACAGCTGGAGGATGACGACTTCGTTGTCTACTACTTGATGCGGATCCTGAAGGACGAGTGGGCAAACTAGGTGCATTAGACGAGGCTATAAACCTACTTGAATGGCTTCGTAGTTTTTTCTTCTCGATGGTCGTATCTTCTGCCCTAATATGCCGGACTTTTGTCTCATTCAAACTGGCTGGGAGAACACAATTGCACAGAAAGCCTTGAATCGAGTAATAAACAACAAATTAGTCCTGGTACTTAAAAAACATGACTGTAGATAGATACTGATAATTTATTCTGTAATGGAAAGCAAAGTTGTTTCAAGTGTGAGATTAGGGAATATTGCAAATGGGCTTATGTCCAAAATgcaacttaaaaataaaaataaaaaaaaaaaacaacaacaagaagtttGGTCCTTGGCACATTTGAGGTACTGAAACTTTTACATGCTGGTCACAGGCTGGCTAGAAAAACATGTGATTTATCAAACTAGATCCATCATTTATGTTTCCACAAATCATAAGACTTCAATAATTAACTTGATCCACAAGGGACCACTAATTATTTAAGACTCCAAAGGCCACCATGTAAAAATACTAAGTATTGCAAGCAAGGTCAATATAGAGAAAAGTGTCCAGGTTGTCCCATTCCCTATCAGTAGTTGGATACAGGAAGGACATAAGATGTTCAAAGTACTCAATGAAGCTTAAGTTAGTCTAACCTTTTTTCAaccttaattaaaaaatagattaaagaaaacaaaatgggaacattttaacaaaataataataatggctTCTCAACAACCTGCTGAATTGAATATCAGCACATTAAACCGGACAAGCTGATAGATGCTCAATTCAAAAAAACTTAGGGCTGGGTTGGTACAAGGGATAAGGATAAACAATCCCAGGATTATATTTGAGACAAatttatcccacgtttggttgggataaaatggTGGTacaactaatcccgggattagatATGCCgggattgtagtgttattttatccgTGTCGGAGGGTGGAGTaaataatcccgggataacttatcccaggataagttatcctgggataacttgtttccaaccaaacgaccccttactgtttacttttcttttcttatgcaATATGTCATTAAAAGAGGAGCTCAACCGCCTTGAAGCAATCCAAACAATCAGAGCATAATTTCAAAGGCGGTGATCGTGTGCTTCAAATAATATGGGCAGTGAAAAAATGAGACCCAAAGAAATGGAAGAGGGTAAAAACATGGAAGATAGAAGTAATTACCAAGTCGGGCGAGCCGATTCACCCATCGAGGGATTGGCTTCCCTGTTAAACGAACGCAGACATCAGTGCAGAAATGGTTGCAGTTCTTTGTGATTAGATTGTAGGAGTTGCCAACATACTCCTCTGCCAGTTTCTCCATAAATGCACGTACCTCTTTTGGACCCAAGTCTGTTCTCCCTATAAGAATCGATTTTCTAAACGTGAAACCAGGGCATTGCTTCGGTTCCACTTCAAATATCCCAGTAGTCGGATGCTCATGAGCACCAAATGCATATTCAACTCCATGAACTGCAAAATGAGGAACAACTCTTCATTCACAAAAATATTCCACATTTTTCTAGTCAACTATTTCAAAGACTAGCATGAAAAGGAAGGCCAACAAGTTTCAACAGTTTCCCTATTTTCTCTAAGAACCAACAAGTTCCAAGCAAATCTCCATAGCCCAAACCAAACGCCTTCCCTAAGGGTAGattcttgaaatgaaaaaaaGCTGAAACGAAAATATAAGCAATCTCCAGTTAAATATTTGAGAATATAAAAGCCGACAAATGGTCAAATTTTCTACCAAAAACTGACTCAGGCATTCACATTCATTACACA contains:
- the LOC132058963 gene encoding deSI-like protein At4g17486, yielding MLCRMKRKRKSGVVPVYLNVYDLTPINGYAYWFGLGVYHSGVQVHGVEYAFGAHEHPTTGIFEVEPKQCPGFTFRKSILIGRTDLGPKEVRAFMEKLAEEYVGNSYNLITKNCNHFCTDVCVRLTGKPIPRWVNRLARLGFLCNCVLPASLNETKVRHIRAEDTTIEKKKLRSHSSRFIASSNAPSLPTRPSGSASSSRQRSRHPPAVPLIRSTSPSVLKL
- the LOC132058964 gene encoding uncharacterized protein LOC132058964, with the translated sequence MQISITMNTHWISPSYIYFPQIKTSSTLEPTTKIQPFSSKPNSPTHISQKFESLPFHVNSITSTSNPFVKHCLKLRQSSSYRHSHASVLVVGSTPIREIYSFQERVQERPITLDCLLVLDEAHIPEDLNLQSVRLVRISSAVMKKLSGLQSIDSIEMIALMKIPSTFHSVDDEFLEEDCSRWFQNAHRVLVLDGIQDPGNLGTLLRSAMAFGWGGAFLLPGCCDPFNDKALRASRGASFQLPLVSGGWPHLDTLRNHFNMKMVAGHPANDESPSRISGLTRDFADSLADKDLCLVLGSEGGGLSEKSKDASELVSIPMAGEFESLNVSVAGGIFLYMLQPENHKSLSSA